From the Streptomyces nodosus genome, the window CAGCACCCCCAGCACCCGGCGTACGGCCCCCCGCCGTATCCGGGCGGCTCGACGACGCCGTACGGCCCCTATCCGTACGGTCCCCACCCCTTCGGCGACCCCGCACGGCAGGAACCGCCCCGCAGGAGCGGCCGTTCCACCGCCGTGCTGATCGTCGTCGCCCTGGTGGTGGCGCTCGGCGCGGGCGGCTCGGTGTACACGCTGATGCAGGGCGACGATCCCGGGACGGGCGGCCGGACGAGGCCGGGGCCGTCGCACCCCGCCGGGCCCGCGGCCTCCGCCGCGACCACGCCCCCGCCCGCCGCCTCGCCCGCCGCGAGCCCGAGCCCCTCCTCGTCGACGCCCGCCGCGGGCGCCGTCCCCGACGGCTACCTCGGCACCTGGAACGCCGCCATCGACAACGGCACCGGGCACAACACCCGCCGTCTGGTCGTCCAGCAGGGCGAGGCGGGCGACACGGTGCTCTCCCTGACGGCGGACGGCCCCTCCGGCGGCGGCACGTACCACTGTGTCTTCCACGCGGGGCTGACCGGACGCCCCACCGGCGAGGGCCCGTTGGAGATCGGCCCGTCCACGGTCACGGAAGGCCGCCCGCTCTCGTCCTGCACCCCGGGCGGCGCCACCGAACTGACGCTCCTGCCGGACGGCCGCCTCCGGCGCCTGAACCCGGCCACCGGCGAGTCCCTGACGTATACGAAGGAGAACTGACCCGGCCGCAGGCGGTGAACACCGGCTGAACTTCCCTCCGGCCGCCCGGAATGTCCCTCGGGCGGGCCGTACGGTGTCCGCACCGTCGGCTCGGGGGGTGGCCTGTGGAATGGCTGAGCGCGGAGAACGTCGTCGCCATGGTGACCGCGGTGCTCGGCATCGTGGCGTCGGCGGTGATGGTCTGGTACGAGCGCCGGGTGCCGGGGCGCAAGAGGATCGGCTACCGGGTCCAGATGGACAACCCGATCGGCGACGATGTGCGCCCGGGGCGGGCGAATGTGCGGCTCGGCTGGTTCGACGAGGCCTCCGGCATGGCCGACGCCACCTTCGTCCTGCTGCGCATCGAGAACGACGGCTCGCACAGCATCGCCGACAGCGACTACACCGCGCCCGAACTCCACGGTCTGACGGCGGTGTTCGCCGACCGCACGGTCCGCGGGGTGTCGGTCACCCAGCCGTCCGGCAGTGATCACCTCCTGGACCACTTCACGCCGGTGGCCGGATTCGGCTACGAGGGCAACACCCTGCGCATCCCGCGCGTCCCGCTCAACCGGGGCGACCACTTCAAGCTGCTGGTGCTGCTGTCGGGCGGCGAGGTGGGCAGCCCGATCCGGATCACCGGCGGCATCCTCGGCGGTGAGGTGCGGCCCAACCGCAGTACCACCCCGGACGACAAGCCACCCGTGTTCAGCAAGGCGTCTCAGATGATCACCGGGCTGCTGACGGTGTGCGTGCTGATCCTGACCGTGCTGATGGTGACGCGGGACGACACCCGCCCGCCGATGGGTTGTGAGAAGGGCACGCTCACGGTGACCGGGTCGACGGCGTTCCAGCCGGTGATGCAGGAGGCGGCGAAGAAGTACCAGCGGGACTGCCCGGGCTCCACGATCACCGTGGACGCCCATGGCAGCACCGCGGGAGTGCGCGAACTCGAGGCCAGGGGCCAGGAGTCGAAGAAGGGCTCCCCGCCGGTGATCGCCCTCTCCGACGGCCCCAAGCCCGAAGGGCTGCCCGCGCTGCGCGAGAACCGGGTGGCGGTGTCGGTCTTCGCGCTGGTGGTGAACAAGGACGTCCCGCTCACCGACCTCTCGCTCACCGAGGTGCGCAGGCTCTACGAGGGCAGGATCACCAACTGGAAGCAGCTCGGCGGCCCCGACCGCCCGGTCCTGCTGGTCAGCCGGGACGCCAACTCGGGCACCCGGCAGGTCTTCCAGCGCCGGGTCCTGGGCCGGGGCGAGATCGCCAACTCCTCGCTGGACTGCGTCCACAAGGACGATGCGACGGCCCCCGTCGTGCGCTGCGAACTCGACTCCACCGAGCAGGTGCTGAACGCGGTCGCCACGCTGCCAGGCGCCATCGGCTACAGCGAACTCAACCTGGCGGAAGGCCACTCCGGTCTGCGGCTGCCGGCACTGGACGGGCACCGGCCGTCCGTCGAGGAACTCGAACACGGCGGATCCGACTACCCCTACCGCGAGATCGAGTACGCCTACACCTACGGCCAGCCGCCCGCCGACTCCCTCGCCTCCAGCTTTCTCACCTACATCAGCCGGGGCAGCGGCCAGGACATCATCCGCACCCATGGCCATCTGCCCTGCGGAACACCGGTGGGGCTGAGGATCTGCGGCGGGCGGTAGGCGGTGCCCGGGTGGCTCGTCGGCCGGGCCGCGCTCATCGGGTCTCCGGCGGCCGCTGCCGGGGCATGTTCGGCCGGGCCCCCGTGGGGGGCGCGAACCTCCCCGGCACCACCCCCTCCGCCCGTGGCGCGGTCACCGCCGACGACTGGATGCCCAGCGGTGCGGACCTGGTCCGGAACTCCACCATCCAGTCCGCCGTCTCCGCGCGGACCAGCTCCGTCACATCCTCCGAGAACCGCCGCAGCACCGAAAGGCAGCGCTCCGCCGCCTCCCCCGCGGTCCCCTCCGCCGGCCCCAGCACCTCCCGTACGCTCTCCGAGGCCCAGTCGAACTGGAGCGTCTGCAACCGTCGCTGCACGGCCTGGGCGGTCGCCATGTCCCGCATCCACCCGGACGTCATCCCGAAGAACCGGTCCCCGGCGACACACGCCACCCCCAGCAGCAACGGCAGACAGGCCCAGGGCGCCACTCCGCGCACCACTCCGGTCAGATCCAGCAGCGGCAGCGCCGCCCCGCAGACGGCCCCGGCCGCCGCACCCCCGCGCAGCACCAGCGCGCCCCGCCGCTTCCAGGTCCGGTTCGCCAGATACCAGGCGGTCGTCTCCAGCGCCTGCCGCTCCACCCACCGGTACAGCTCGTCCAGCCGCTGCGCGGGCTCCCCCCAGTCGCCGTGCGGGAAGGGCCGCCCCGCGAGGTCGTCCGGCCGGGGCCCCGCCGCGGCGTCGCCCCGACCGTCCTGGAGAGGACCCTCGGGCTGCATCTCCGGCTGACTCACCCGGCACTCCCTCCGTACGGCTACGGCGTTCCGACGTCCCACGACGCGCGCCCCGCGGTGCGCGCCCGCCCCTGTCGCGCACGGTCCGCGACGGATCGCGACGCAAGGTGCCGGGCATCGGACCCTTCCTATCGCCCCGGGGCCGCCGAGGATCCGGGTTTCCCCGCCTTTCCGCCCGGAAGTGGGCCTTGGCCAGGGACGGGGGCCGCCGTCAAACTCACTCGAAAGAGTGGGGTCGCGGGCCCCCGGGGAGTCCGGACGGACTACCGGAGCGCTCGTCCCGGTGACCACGTAGGCTCGTGCCAGGCGGTGAACCCCGCCCTGACAGCCGTACGAAATCCTGTCGGCCGAACCGTACGAGACCAGGAGCTGATCGTGATTCCCGGTGGTGGCCAGCCCAATATGCAGCAGTTGCTCCAGCAGGCCCAGAAGATGCAGCAGGACCTCGCGAACGCCCAGGAGGAGCTGGCACGGACCGAGGTCGACGGCCAGGCGGGCGGTGGTCTGGTGAAGGCCACGGTCACCGGCTCCGGCGAGCTGCGAGGCCTGGTCATCGACCCGAAGGCGGTGGACCCGGAGGACACGGAGACCCTCGCCGACCTGATCGTCGCGGCCGTCCAGGCGGCCAACGAGAACGCACAGACGTTGCAGCAGCAGAAGCTCGGCCCGCTGGCCCAGGGCCTGGGCGGAGGCATCCCCGGCCTGCCGTTCTGAGCCCTCGGGCCCGTCTCCTCCGGGGGATCCGTTCCTCGCGGGAGACCTGTTCCTTCCCGGAAAGCAGCTGGTCTCTTCTGGGAAGGGCGGAGGCCAACTACCGTACGTACCAAGAAACCGAGCCCGGTCGCACAGGTACCCGGCGCTCTGTGGGAAAGGCAGTCCGTTGTACGAAGGCGTGGTCCAGGACCTCATCGACGAGCTGGGGCGGCTGCCCGGCGTCGGTCCCAAGAGCGCGCAGCGGATCGCCTTCCACATCCTCCAGGCCGAGCCCACGGACGTACGCAGGCTCGCCCAGGCGCTGCTCGAGGTGAAGGCCAAGGTCCGCTTCTGCGCGACCTGCGGCAATGTGGCGCAGGAGGAACTGTGCGGCATCTGCCGCGACCCGCGCCGGGGTGTCTCCGTGATCTGTGTGGTGGAGGAACCCAAGGACGTCGTGGCGATCGAGCGGACCCGTGAGTTCCGGGGCCGCTACCACGTCCTGGGCGGGGCGATCAGCCCCATCGAGGGGGTGGGCCCGGACGATCTGCGCATCAGGGAACTGCTCGCGAGACTGGCCGACGGCACGGTCGAGGAGCTGATCCTGGCCACGGACCCGAACCTGGAGGGCGAGGCCACCGCCACCTACCTCGCCCGGATGATCAAACCCATGGGCCTCAAGGTCACCCGCCTGGCCAGCGGCCTCCCGGTGGGCGGCGACCTGGAATACGCGGACGAGGTCACCCTCGGCCGCGCCTTCGAGGGGAGACGACTCCTAGATGTCTGACGCCACGCTGCACTCCACGACGCAGGACCCCGGCGACTTCGCGGTGCAGATCGCGGACCAGATCGAGAGCTTCCTGGTGGCCGTCACGGAGGTCGCGAAGGGCGACGAGCCGGACTCGGCCGTTCCCTTCCTCCTGCTGGAGGTCTCCCAGCTCCTCCTGGCGGGCGGGCGCCTCGGCGCCCACGAGGACATCGTGCCGGACGAGCGCTACGAGCCCGACCCGGGCCCGGAGCCGGACGTGGACGGACTGCGCGAACGCCTCGCCGCCATGCTGGAGCCGATCGATGTCTACTCCGAGGTCTTCGACCCGTACGAGCCGCGCAAGGCCCCGGTCCCGGCCCGTATCTCGGACGACCTGGCGGATGTCATCACGGACCTGCGTCACGGCATGGTCCACTACCGCGCCGGCCGCACCACCGAGGCCCTGTGGTGGTGGCAGTTCTCCTACTTCTCCAACTGGGGCTCGACGGCCTCCGCGACGCTGCGCGCGCTCCAGTCCCTGGTCGCGCATGTGCGGCTGAACCAGCCCCTGGAGGAGCTCGACGGCCTCGACACCGACCAGGGCCTCGGTGACGAGACCCTGGCCGAGGAGGCGGGCCGGGTCATGGCCCGGGAGATCGCGGCCCCGCTGGGGCTGCGCCCGGCGCGGCGCGTCAAATGAGCCCCTCGGACCGCCTCGTGTGACGCGCGGCACATTTCGAGTGAGGGTGTGCGCGCCGGGTAAGGACCCGTGCGGACGGACGCGGCGCCACAGCGGCCGCGTCCGGTGCGGCGGCGGAGCGCGGCGGTGAGAACCGCCGCACATCCTCCGCGCTCCCGGAGGAAACCCGGGTGATCCCTGGGTGAGCGGGACATCTCACCATGCGGTATCCCGGAAGGGGAATTCGGTCGCTCGTTAGACTGAGCCGACCGCGCCGCACATGCACAGGCGTGGCACGAGACGGATTGAGCGAGGAGCGCACGTGGGCCTTGTCGTGCAGAAGTACGGAGGCTCCTCCGTAGCCGATGCCGAGGGCATCAAGCGCGTCGCCAAGCGGATCGTGGAGGCGAAGAAGAACGGCAACCAGGTGGTTGTCGTCGTCTCCGCGATGGGCGACACGACGGACGAGCTGATCGATCTCGCCGAGCAGGTTTCCCCGATGCCTGCCGGGCGCGAGCTCGACATGCTGCTGACCGCCGGAGAGCGGATCTCCATGGCGCTGCTGGCGATGGCGATCAAAAAACTGGGGCACAAGGCGCAGTCGTTCACCGGCAGCCAGGCGGGTGTCATCACCGACTCGGTCCACAACAAAGCCCGGATCATCGATGTCACTCCGGGACGCATCCGGACCGCGCTGGACGAGGGCAACATCGGCATCGTCGCCGGTTTCCAGGGTGTCAGCCAGGACAAGAAGGACATCACGACCCTGGGGCGCGGTGGCTCCGACACCACCGCCGTGGCGCTGGCCGCCGCCCTCGACGCCGAGGTCTGCGAGATCTACACCGATGTCGACGGTGTGTTCACCGCCGACCCGCGTGTGGTGAAGAAGGCCCGGAAGATCGACTGGATCGCCTTCGAGGACATGCTGGAGCTGGCCTCGTCCGGGTCCAAGGTGCTGCTCCACCGCTGTGTGGAGTACGCGCGCCGGTACAACATCCCGATCCACGTCCGCTCCTCCTTCAGCGGGCTGCAGGGCACGTGGGTCAGCAGTGAGCCGATTCAGCAAGGGGACAAGAAGGTGGAGCAGGCGCTCATCTCCGGTGTCGCGCACGACACCTCCGAGGCCAAGATCACGGTCGTCGGCGTGCCGGACAAGCCGGGCGAGGCGGCCTCGATCTTCCGTGCCATCGCCGACGCCGAGATCAACATCGACATGGTCGTGCAGAACGTGTCGGCCGCGGCCACCGGTCTCACGGACATCTCCTTCACGCTCCCGAAGTCCGAGGGGCGCAAGGCGATCGACGCCCTGGAGAAGGGCCGGACCGTGATCGGCTTCGACTCGCTGCGCTACGACGACCAGATCGGCAAGATCTCGCTCGTCGGCGCGGGCATGAAGACGAACCCGGGCGTCACGGCGGCCTTCTTCGAGGCGCTCAGCGCGGCGAGTGTGAACATCGAGCTGATCTCCACCTCCGAGATCCGTATCTCGGTGGTCACCCGTGCGGACGATGTGCCGGCGGCGGTCCGCGCGGTGCACACCGCCTTCGGCCTGGACTCCGAGAGCGACGAGGCCGTCGTCTACGGAGGCACCGGGCGATGACCGTCCTCCCCCGCGGGGGCACGGTACGCACGGCGTCGGCGCGCCACCCGTACGGGGAGACGGGGCTGCCCTCGGGCGGCCCCGGAAGCGCGGGCCCGGCCCGCCCTCGCTCGGCGGGCGTGGCGCGTCGGGGCGCGACCGACCGCCGACGTCCCGCGTGCACGGATCCAGTTCTGGAGCACCCATGACGGCACACACCGGAAAGCCGACACTCGCGGTCGTCGGGGCGACCGGGGCCGTCGGCCGGGTCATGCTCCAGATCCTGTCCCAGCACGCGGACATCTGGGGCGAGATCCGGCTGATCGCCTCGCCACGCTCCGCCGGCCGCAAGCTCGCCGTGCGCGGCGAGGAGGTCGAGGTCGTGGCGCTGTCCGAGGAGGCGCTCTCGGGCGTCGACGTGGCGATGTTCGACGTGCCGGACGAGATCGCACGGCAGTGGGCCCCGGTCGCCGCCGCCCGGGGCGCGGTCGTGGTGGACAACTCGGGCGCCTTCCGGATGGACCCCGACGTCCCCCTGGTGGTGCCGGAGGTCAACCCGCACGCCGCCCGGTCGCGGCCGCGCGGCATCGTCTCCAACCCCAACTGCACGACCCTCTCGATGATCGTGGCCCTCGGCGCGCTGCATGCCGAGTTCGGACTGCGTGAGCTGGTCGTCTCCTCCTACCAGGCCGTGAGCGGCGCGGGACGTGCCGGCGTCGACACCCTGCGCCAGCAGTTGTCGCTGGTCGCGGGCACCGAGCTGGGGACCAGCCCCGGTGACGTACGGCGCGCGGTGGGCGACAGCACGGGGCCGTTCTCCGAGCCCGTCGCGCTGAACGTGGTGCCCTGGGCCGGATCGCTGCGCGAGGACGGCTGGTCCTCGGAGGAGATGAAGGTCCGCGACGAGTCCCGCAAGATCCTGGGACTGCCGGATCTGCGGGTGGCCGTCACCTGTGTCCGGGTGCCGGTGGTCACCGTGCATTCGCTGACGGTGCACGCCCGCTTCGAGGGTGAGGTGACGGTCGGCCGTGCCCGCGAGATCCTCGACACCGCGCCCGGTGTGGTGCTGTTCGACAACCCGGGCGCGGGGGAGTTCCCCACGCCCGCGGACGTGGTGGGCACCGACCCGACCTGGGTGGGCCGGGTGCGCCGGGCCCTGGACGATCCGACCGCGCTCGAACTGTTCGTGTGCGGCGACAATCTACGCAAGGGCGCGGCCCTGAACTCCGCGCAGATCGCGGAACTGGTGGCGGCGGAGCTGGGGGCGCTCTAGAGGACCGGGCGCTCCGGAGGCTCAGGCGCTTCAGAGGCTCAGGCGCTTCAGAGTCCGGGCCGAGGGCGGGTACCGGCTGTAAATCTTATGGCCATTGGCGGAATCGTTTGTAGGATCTTCGATGGTTTCCCAGGTCAGGACTGTGGTCCGGACCACTTGAATCGAACCCTCTTGGCGTTCGAAGATTTTTCTCCCCGTCCTTGCAACCGCGCGCAGGGCGGGGAGCGTCTTTGCGGTCGCCTTCCGGGGGGCCGGGCGACACCACATTCGGGCATAGGGGAAGAGCTGGTACGCATGAGGGGATGTGGCGCACGGTCCGCCGTGCCGGGGGGCGCGCGAGGGTACGTGCGGAGGGGCGTGATGCCCGACGGGAATGTGTGCCCTGTCGCGTACAACCCTCCCGGGGGGAGAGACGTCCAACTTGCGTGGCAGAGGTACTCGAATTCACTGCGGTACGGACGACGGGCGCGGCTCTTCGTCCGTCCCGGCGTCCCCGCCTGTCCGGTGGCATGCCGGTGATCGCCCCCATGCCCGCAGCGCGGCCCGCCCGCATACCGAACCAGCGCGAGGGTGTCGACGACACGATCGCCGCAGGCACCACGGTCGATCACCTGACCGACACCTATCGCACCCACTACCGCTCCCTGCTGGGTCTGGCGGCGCTTCTCCTCGATGACACCGCGTCCTGCGAGGACGTCGTCCAGGAGGCGTTCATCCGGGTCCACTCGGCGCGCAAGCGCGTCCGCGACCCGGAGAAGACGCTCGCGTACCTCCGGCAGACCGTCGTGAACCTCTCGCGTTCCGCGCTGCGCCGCCGCATCCTCGGCCTGAAGCTGCTGTCCAAGCCCATGCCGGACATGGCGAGCGCGGAGGAGGGCGCCTACGACCAGCTGGAGCGCGACTCGCTGATCAAGGCGATGAAGGGCCTCCAGCGGCGTCAGCGCGAGGTCCTGGTGCTGCGCTACTTCGCGGACATGACCGAGGCCCAGGTCGCGGAGACGCTGGGTATCTCGCTGGGGTCGGTGAAGGCGTACGGCTCGCGCGGTATCGCGGCGCTCCGGGTCGCCATGGGGGCGTCGGCATGAGCGAGTACGACGAGCGGCGCGCCACAGCCCGGGGGCATGACTCCCGCACACCGCACGAGCCCTCCGAGCGGCAGGAACCGACCGGCCTGCCCGGGCTCCACGAGGACGACCACGAGCAGCACGCTGGGAACCGAACTGTGAACCATCGCCCCCACGAGCAGGGCCCGAACGAAGCCGTACCCGAACGCGACGACCGCGCGGGCGGGGACCACCCGGCTGCCGGACAGGCCGACACCGCTGCGGGACCGGCCGACGTCGACGCGGAGGAGGGCGACGGCGGCACAGGGCGGGACCGGCTCATGGCGGCGCTCGGTGGTATCGCCGACGACCTCGGAGCAGCTGGTTCCGGCGCCGGCGGGGGCGGCCGTGGCACCAGAGCGACCGGGACCGGACCCGAGGAGCCCGAAGGGGCCTCCGAGGGACTGGAAGCGGAGGAGCTCGCGTTGCGGCGGCTGCTGCACCAGGCGGTGAGCGAGATCGAGCCGCGTGACGGCACCTTGCAGCATCTGCGGCGCGCGGTACCTGCGCGCAGGGCCCGGAAGCGGCAGGCCGTGGTGGGCATGGCCGCCGCCGCGCTGTTCTTCGGCACCGCGGTCCCGGCCGCACTCCATGTCTCCCAGACCGCCGGGTCCGACGCCGACCCGTACATGGCGGGTCAGGCCTCCCAGGCCCACGGCGACGCCCAGAAGGGCACGGGGACGGAGGGCGGCTCCGGCGGCTCGGCCGGCTCCTCCGCGTCGTCCCCGGGCAGGACGGCGGGCGGCCACAAGGACGCGGAAGACCCGAGCAAGGACACGGGTGCCGGAGCCACCGCCGGTGCCGATCCGTCGGCCTCCGAGGAGAGCGCACCCGCGTGTACGGCGGGGCAGCTCGGCGGTGGAACGGCCACCGTGGGCTCCCCGGACTCCATCGGAGCGGTCTACGGCTCGTTCCGCCTCAGCAATGTCTCCACCACGAGCTGTACCGCCTCGGGCGGCGGCAGCGTCTCCACCGTCGCCCAGGGCGCCGCGGACTCGTCCAGGATCAGCGTGGTGAGCCATGCCGCGGGGGACGCGGCCACGGCTCTCCCGGACCCGGCCCAGCAGGTCTCGTCCCTGGTGCTCGTCCCCGGGGCGGCCTACGAGGTGAAGTTCGCCTGGGTCCCGTCGTCGACCTGCCCCACCAACTCCGGCGGCGGCACCGGCGGCACCTCCCCGGAACCGGACCCCTCGGACTCGGCGACCGCGGGCAGCGGCTCGAACACGGACAGCGGCGGCACATCGCCCCAGCTGATGACGGATGACGGCGTGGCCGACGGCAGTGTGGCGGTCACCCTCACCCCGGACAGCGGCGCGGGCGGCCTCACGACAACCATTCCGAACGCCTGCGCGGGCACCGTCTACCAGTCGGGGATGCTGCCGGCGTCCTGACCGCCCTGATCCCCGCGTCCCCGCGTCGGTGAGGTGCGGGCGTGTCGGCCAGGTGCGTCATGTGTGTGGTGGGCCGGCGGCTCGCGTACCGCCGGGGCTCCGGTCCCGGTCCGGGCAAGGCGCCGGAGCAACGCCTGGTCCGGGCGCCGGCTCTACCAACGCCCGGGCCAGGCTCCGGGACTCAGGCCCGGGTCAGCCCAAGCCCCCGGGACAGGAGGTCAGGCGCGCCTGGATCGGGGCGGGCCCGTGCCGCGACGGGCGCCGACAGGGCCGGGTGTCGGCCGGAACGGGCGTCGGGCCGGGGGCACCGTAGGGCGGCGAGACCGCGGTCCAGGGCCAGGGCCGGGGCCGCTGGTTGGGCCTGGCTGGGGGTCGGGCCCGGTTCCGGGCAAGAACAGACGGCGTCAGGCGATGCCTCAGGCCTTTGCGGCCCGCGCCCGGTCTTCCTCGGCGGCTTCCGGGGCGCCGCTCTCTTCGCCACCGGCCCCACCGGCTCCACCGGTCCGCTCCGTCGGGTCCCCGGCCGGGCCGTCACCCCCGGCGGACTCCGCTCCGGCGGCCGTTCCCTCCGGGGTGAGCCCCAGCTCGGCGTCCCGGGCGAACTCGACCTCGCGGCGCAGCAGCCGGAACCACATGAAGACCGTGAAGCCCGCGAAGACGAACCACTCGCCGGTGTAGCCCAGGTTCTGGAAGGCCTTCAGGTCGAGGCCGGTACCCTGGGGGGCCGTCGCCGGCACCGGCTTCATCCCGCTGTCGGCCTTGTCGAGGGTGATCCACGCGTCGTACACGTCGTACGGCACCAGGTTCACCAGCGATGCCGAGCTGATCGCCGCGGTCTGGCCGTCCGGCAGCCCGCCCACTGCGCTGACCCCGTTCGCCCCCGGGCTCTCCGATGCCTGGAGGGCTCCCGTGACGGTGACCTCGCCGGTGGGCGCGGCCGGTGCCTTCGCGGGGTCGGCGTCACCCGGCAGCCAGCCCCGCACCACCGGCAGCGCCTGACCCGAGCCGGTCCGCAGCATGGTCAGCACATAGAAGCCCTGCCTGCCGTCCAGCTCACGGTCCGGCACCAGCAACTGCTTGCCGTACCGCCCGGTGGCCGTGGCCTGCATTCCGGAGGTCATCTTGTCCACCGGCAACAGCTCGTCCAGTGGCCGAGGCGCCTCCTTGCGGTCCGTCGCGGCCCGCTCGGTCTGCGTCTGGTGGTCCTGCACCCGGGCCTCGAAGCGGCTCAACTGCCATGACCCCATGAACACGCAGAAGGGGATGGCCAGCAGCACGAAGACGTTGATCCCCCACCAGCGGGGCGTCAGCAGAAACCGGTACACGCCCTCAACGGTACGGTGCCGCCGCCGAGGACCCGCCCGTGGGGCCCGGGGTGCCCGGGTACGGGGCACACGCGCATGCCCCGTACGCCGCGCATCAGGTGCACCACGGCCGCCCTACGCCACGGTCGTCGCTCCCCTCACCTCCCCCGAGGCAGTCCCCAGGTGCCGCGCGGCGAAGTCCAGCTCCAGCCGCACCTGCTTGAGCCGCTCCTCGACCACCAGCGAGCCATGACCCGCGTCATACCGGTACACCTCGTGCACCGCGTCCCGCGCGGCGAGCCGGTCCACATAGTTCTCGACCTGGCGGATCGGGCAGCGGGGATCGTTCACCCCCGCCGAGATGTACACCGGTGCCTTCACCGCGTCCACATACGTCAGCGGCGACGACGCCTCGAAGCGCTCCGGCACCTCCTCGGGCGTGCCTCCGAGCAGTGTCCGGTCCAGGGCCTTCAGCGACTCCATCTCGTCGTGGTAGGCCGTGACATAGTCCGCGACCGGGACCGCCGCGATGCCGATCGTCCACGCGGTCGGCTGGACGCCGAGTCCGAGCAGTGTCAGATACCCGCCCCATGAACCACCCGTCAGGACGATCCGCTCCGGATCCGCGAGTCCGGACGACACCGCCCACTCCCGGACCGCCGCGATGTCCTCCAGCTCGATCAGCCCGACCCGGTGTCTGAGCGCGTCCGTCCATGCGCGGCCGTATCCCGTGGAGCCGCGGTAGTTGACCCGCACCACCGCATATCCGTGGTCCACCCAGGCCGCCGGGCCTGCCGCGAAGGAATCGCTGTCGTGCCAGGTCGGACCGCCGTGGATGTCGAACACCGTCGGCAGCGGCCCGCTCGATCCCGCCGGTCTCTGCACCAGGGCGTGGATGCGGCCGTCCGGCCCCTCCACCCACACGTCCTCCACGGGCACCGACCCGGGGCATCTCATCCCGGGCGGATCCAGCACGACCTCGCCGGACGTCGACCGCACCACGGGCGGCTCGGCCGCCGAGGACCACAGATACTCCACGGTCCCGTCGGGACGTGCGGTCGCTCCCGACAGCGTCCCCGGCGGTGTCGGCACACGCAGCAGCTCGCGCGTCGCCAGGTCGTAGCGGAACAGCTCGCTGCGTGCCTCGAAACCGTGCACGACCAGCAGCGCGGAACCGTCGGGATACCACTCCGCGGCCACATCGCCGGGCAGCTCCAGCTCCAGATCCGTCTCCTCGCCCGAGGTGACGTCCCACACCAGCGGCTCCCACCGGCCGCGCCGCTGGTGTCCGATCAGCAGCCGGGTGTCCCCGTCCACCGGAGCGAAGCCCAACACCTCCAGGCCCAGCTCGACGGTGCCGCCCCTGGTGTCGTCCAGCTCCGCGACCGTCGAACCGTCCGGTCGCAGCACGCGCAGCGCCGAGTGCATCGCGTCGCCGTGCTCGGTGTGCTCGACGGCGATCAGCAAGCCGTCGTGCGAGAAGTCCCCCACCCCGGCCGACTCGGGATGACGGTAGATCTCCACCGGGTCCTGCCCGGTCCGCACCAGGTGGATCGTCGATCCGTCCTGGTCGGTGGACCGGCCCACGACCGCCGTCCGCCCGTCCCGCCCGAGCGCGAGCCCGGCCGGGTACGACGGCTCGAGCCCGGGAGCCGCCGGCTCATCGGCCCCGGAGCCCGTGCGGGAGGCATCGAGCGTGAACGCCTGGCGTCTCCAGATACCGAACTCGTCGCCGTCCGTGTCGTCGAACCACCAGATCCACTCCCCGTCCGGAGAGAGCACGCCGTCCGTCGTGCCGTTCGCCCGGTTGGTGACCTGGCGCTGCCGGCCCGTGGCGCGGTCCCATGCGTACAGCTCGTACGTCCCCGTGGCGTTGGAGACGAACAGCGAGCGGTGCGGGGCGTCCTCCGCCCAGTCCGGCAGCGACACCCGTGGCGCCCGGAAGCGCTTCTCC encodes:
- a CDS encoding substrate-binding domain-containing protein, whose product is MEWLSAENVVAMVTAVLGIVASAVMVWYERRVPGRKRIGYRVQMDNPIGDDVRPGRANVRLGWFDEASGMADATFVLLRIENDGSHSIADSDYTAPELHGLTAVFADRTVRGVSVTQPSGSDHLLDHFTPVAGFGYEGNTLRIPRVPLNRGDHFKLLVLLSGGEVGSPIRITGGILGGEVRPNRSTTPDDKPPVFSKASQMITGLLTVCVLILTVLMVTRDDTRPPMGCEKGTLTVTGSTAFQPVMQEAAKKYQRDCPGSTITVDAHGSTAGVRELEARGQESKKGSPPVIALSDGPKPEGLPALRENRVAVSVFALVVNKDVPLTDLSLTEVRRLYEGRITNWKQLGGPDRPVLLVSRDANSGTRQVFQRRVLGRGEIANSSLDCVHKDDATAPVVRCELDSTEQVLNAVATLPGAIGYSELNLAEGHSGLRLPALDGHRPSVEELEHGGSDYPYREIEYAYTYGQPPADSLASSFLTYISRGSGQDIIRTHGHLPCGTPVGLRICGGR
- a CDS encoding aspartate kinase, which codes for MGLVVQKYGGSSVADAEGIKRVAKRIVEAKKNGNQVVVVVSAMGDTTDELIDLAEQVSPMPAGRELDMLLTAGERISMALLAMAIKKLGHKAQSFTGSQAGVITDSVHNKARIIDVTPGRIRTALDEGNIGIVAGFQGVSQDKKDITTLGRGGSDTTAVALAAALDAEVCEIYTDVDGVFTADPRVVKKARKIDWIAFEDMLELASSGSKVLLHRCVEYARRYNIPIHVRSSFSGLQGTWVSSEPIQQGDKKVEQALISGVAHDTSEAKITVVGVPDKPGEAASIFRAIADAEINIDMVVQNVSAAATGLTDISFTLPKSEGRKAIDALEKGRTVIGFDSLRYDDQIGKISLVGAGMKTNPGVTAAFFEALSAASVNIELISTSEIRISVVTRADDVPAAVRAVHTAFGLDSESDEAVVYGGTGR
- a CDS encoding SLATT domain-containing protein, encoding MSQPEMQPEGPLQDGRGDAAAGPRPDDLAGRPFPHGDWGEPAQRLDELYRWVERQALETTAWYLANRTWKRRGALVLRGGAAAGAVCGAALPLLDLTGVVRGVAPWACLPLLLGVACVAGDRFFGMTSGWMRDMATAQAVQRRLQTLQFDWASESVREVLGPAEGTAGEAAERCLSVLRRFSEDVTELVRAETADWMVEFRTRSAPLGIQSSAVTAPRAEGVVPGRFAPPTGARPNMPRQRPPETR
- a CDS encoding YbaB/EbfC family nucleoid-associated protein — its product is MIPGGGQPNMQQLLQQAQKMQQDLANAQEELARTEVDGQAGGGLVKATVTGSGELRGLVIDPKAVDPEDTETLADLIVAAVQAANENAQTLQQQKLGPLAQGLGGGIPGLPF
- the recR gene encoding recombination mediator RecR, which produces MYEGVVQDLIDELGRLPGVGPKSAQRIAFHILQAEPTDVRRLAQALLEVKAKVRFCATCGNVAQEELCGICRDPRRGVSVICVVEEPKDVVAIERTREFRGRYHVLGGAISPIEGVGPDDLRIRELLARLADGTVEELILATDPNLEGEATATYLARMIKPMGLKVTRLASGLPVGGDLEYADEVTLGRAFEGRRLLDV
- a CDS encoding DUF5063 domain-containing protein; this translates as MSDATLHSTTQDPGDFAVQIADQIESFLVAVTEVAKGDEPDSAVPFLLLEVSQLLLAGGRLGAHEDIVPDERYEPDPGPEPDVDGLRERLAAMLEPIDVYSEVFDPYEPRKAPVPARISDDLADVITDLRHGMVHYRAGRTTEALWWWQFSYFSNWGSTASATLRALQSLVAHVRLNQPLEELDGLDTDQGLGDETLAEEAGRVMAREIAAPLGLRPARRVK